The Maridesulfovibrio ferrireducens genomic interval CCGCCGGCTTTTGCACGCAACGGGAAAACATGCCCGGGCCTGTGAAGATCACCCGGCTTTGCACCATCAGCGATTGCGGTCTTAATCGTCGTTACACGATCCGCAGCCGAAACTCCGGTAGTAACGCCTTCCGCGGCTTCAATAGTAACAGTGAATCCCGTTTGATTTACACAGGTATTTTCAGCAACCATCATTGGAAGTCCAAGTTGACTGATTTTTTCTTCAGTCAGACACAGACAGACAATGCCGCTGCATTGTCGAATGAGCATAGCCATTTGACTGTTAGTCAACCGCTCAGCCGAAAAAATAAGATCGCCCTCATTTTCCCGGTCCTCACTGTCTGTGACAAGCACACCTCTGCCCTCTTTCAAGGCCAGAAGTCCTTTTTCTACTCTTTCAATGGGATTTCCGAATTGAGATAACAAATTCTGATTCATGGTAAGTCTCCGTAATAAGGTACCAGAATCAGG includes:
- the ribB gene encoding 3,4-dihydroxy-2-butanone-4-phosphate synthase encodes the protein MNQNLLSQFGNPIERVEKGLLALKEGRGVLVTDSEDRENEGDLIFSAERLTNSQMAMLIRQCSGIVCLCLTEEKISQLGLPMMVAENTCVNQTGFTVTIEAAEGVTTGVSAADRVTTIKTAIADGAKPGDLHRPGHVFPLRAKAGGVLERQGHTEATVDMMALAGLKPYGVLCEVTNSDGTMSRLPEIVELGKKYDIPVLTVDDIIQYRIQLSQKAS